A region of the Dehalogenimonas sp. THU2 genome:
CTCAGGTCGGCGCCATGGAACTCAACGACCACATGCTGCAGATCTTCGACAAGGGCGCCGTCGTCTTCGAAGATATCGAAAAGGGCACCCAGGACGAAAAGAAAGTCTATCACATTCCCCAAAAAGCCAAATACATCATCACCTACACCATTCAACAGAACTACATGCAGAGCGTCTATCAATTACGCGAGGATGAAGCCTATCCCGGCAAACTGGCTATGCCCATGCCGCTGGGACGCCCGGCTATCCACCGCGCTTATGGCGACGGCCGCTACACCGAGTGGCAGGCGATGCGCTTCGTCAAGAACCTGGGTTATCACGCCTATAAAGCCGGTGTTACCACCAACGTAGCCCTGGGCATCTTCTCAGGTCTCGGCGAACAGGGCCGCGCCACCTATATGATGTCACCCCGCTACGGCCTGATGAACCGCATCACCAACTACATCATCACTGACCTGCCGCTGGCTCCGACCGCCCCCATCGACTTCGGCGGCACCAAGTTCTGCGAAACCTGCATGCGCTGCGCGGAAAAATGCCCCAGTGATGCCTTGGGTCAGCAGAAAGAGCCTACCTGGGATATCGGTCCTGGCAACCGCTCCGGCTACCGCGGTTGGCGCGTAGACTGGCTGAAGTGCATCGAGATCGGCGCTCCTTCCCGCTGCGGCGTCTGCCACACCCTTTGCCCGTTCAACCATCCGTCCGAAGGCATCATCCACCCGGTGGTTCGGGCTGTTTCCGCCACCACCCCCGTCTTCGATAGTTTCTTCGCTTCGATGGACCGCGTCTTCGCTTACGCCGAACCCAAGAGCCATGAGGATCTTGAAGCCTGGTGGACCCGCGATCTGAACAACTGGAAACCGGATAACACCCATGGTGCCGGCACTTTCAAGTGGTAGGACTGATAAACTAATCAATGGAAAACGGGCGGCTGAAATAGCCGCCCGTTTTCCTAGTCAAACTCGGTACGCACAGCCACCGCCCTTCTGTTATCTTTCTTAACCAGGTCGTTAGGTCTGGTTATTCTGCTTATTTTATGGTAGAATCGGTAGATTACATTGACGAGCGCCGCAGAGTTGCGTTTCAGTGAAAGAGTATCAATTCATGGATGTTTTCGTATCATGGAGTGGCGGTAAAGACTGTTGCCTGGCTGCATACCGGGCTCAGAAACAGGGGCACAATATTCGGCGTTTAGCCAGTGTTGTCACCGAGCATTCAGGTGAGGTATTCCCTCACCGCCTCCCGCCGAGTGTGGTAAATCTCCAGGCTGAAGCTCTGGGTATTCCCCTGACTCAGATGGTGACTACCGTTGACACCTATAATGACAGTTATAGTAAAATGCTCCAATCTTTCCAGTCAGAGGGTATCACCGGTGGGGTTTTCGGAGACGTCAGTATAGGTAACAATTTAGCAGAGAAACACCTGAATTGGGCAAAGAGTGTTTGTGAACCAGCCGGAATCACCCCTATTATGCCGTTATGGAATGAAGAACGATCTTCGTTGCTGAGGGACTTGGTTGACTCCGGGTTCACCGCTATGATAATCGTTGTCGGTGACTCTCATTTGGGAAAAGAGTGGTTGGGACGGAAACTCGACACCGAAACCATAGCCGAATTCCAGTCTATGGCTGAAGCTTCCCCATCGGGACACGTTGGCTACTATCACACGTTGGTCGTTGACGGACCGATATTTTCCAAAAGGCTGGAGATCACGGACTTTGAACCCGTATTGAGTTACGGTAACTGGTTTATGGGTATCAAGGCTTGCCGTCTGGTTGAAAAAACTGACTTAAAAACCAAAACCATGGTCACCTCTCCGGAGTCGCCCTAATGAGTAGCTCTCAACGAGGAAGCGCCAGAGAAGAACTGCGGGTTTACCACGTCGTTTATGAGCCCAGTTTCAAATCCATAATGTTCCACCATTGGACCGAATGCAACCTTAAGTGCCAAGGGTGCTACTGTAAACGAGAAAAACTGGATTTCTCCCTGTTGCCTGACTGGAAGTACCGTCTGGCGACCAATCCGCCTGAATCTCCGCCGGAGAAACTGCTCTCACTGTCAGAAGCTTTAGGCATGATTTCGGGATTATCCATAGAGCGAGCTATCTATATCGGCATTGAACCGACGCTGGATCCCGGGTTCCCGTCATTAGCTAATGCATTGAAGACACAACACAAGGCCTACAATATCCTCTTCACCAACGGATTGGTGCTGCCCGATATCTCGGATATCGACGAAATCATCATGAGCCTCAAGGCGATCACCCCTGAACTTTATCGTGAATATACCGCCGCGGACAATAAAAAAGCCCTGCGAAACTTCCGAAAAATATATGAGACAGGGAAAAAATTGCAAGCGGAAATAACTCTTATTCCGGGGATTATCGAAGCCACCGAGGTTGAAAAAGCCGCGGAGTTCATTGCTTCGGTAGATCCCGGTATCCCTTTGAGGATCAATGGGTTCATCAGCCTGAACGGGGTCGAATACCGGGCTCCGACGGGTGAGGAAGTTGAGACTGCGGCCAATCTTGCCAAAAAACATTTAATTACAGTGAATTATCTTTCCGGCGATATGCCGAGAGTTGGTGAGCCGCCGATCAGATTGTTCTAAGCCGAAGCACGAAACCCATTATCAGGCTGATCCAATATTCTTATCGTGTTGCGCTCTCTAACGCCACAATAAGGTCCGCAACCACCTGTTTGCGAAAGGCTAAACTCTCCAGCACCGCCACAAGATCATCCGGATCCTTGAACCAGTTCGGCGCCTCTATCTCCTGTTTAGCCAGGTAATCGCGTAACCGGCCAAGCTTGTTCAGATATTCGGCGACCTTGACGTCATCCGGGACCCCTGTGGTTAGCACACGGCTCATCTCTCCGGCATAAACCCGCCACTCATCAACTTTCAGACCTGTGCCTTGCTGAAACATCCGTTTAGCCACCGGCCGAACCAATATCGACAATCGTTCATACTCCGCTTCAAAGTCGGTCATGACTTCTTCCAAAGCCTGGGCGATTGACCCGGCGGAGCCGGATGCTTTTTCTGCCGGCGGCTCGTCCGGTATTATCGGCTGACCTTGCGAGTCCAATCCCAACTTGCTAAGCCCCGCGATATAATCGATAGTTACACCATGGAACTTATCGGCAAAACGGATCGCTCCGGCTAGTCCGGCCGAGGCAAGTTCCGGATCAACCTTTTCTCCACCTGGAGTGCTGTCCGCTATAAAAGCCAACAACGAAACCATGCCTTTGCCTGGCGCCTCCCGGTTCAATCTGTTGATTAACATTTGGAGAGATTTCTCGGTGACCTGAGATTCGACCTCATTGGTCTGAAGGACAACGATTACGCCATATCGGCGTTTCAGTATGTCTGGCAAAAACTGATCGATCAAGGGGTGAGAATCCGGTTGATGGTTACGCTGATGAAATGCCAGGTTATCGACCACGATATCTACTTTACCGAAGACTCTCACCGATTCCCTGAAGACCCCTGCAACTTGATCCGTATCCGTGATATCCGCTTGAACGAAGATGCCGCTGCCGCCCCCTTGCTCGATAAAGCGGACTGTTTCACCGCCGCTGACTGCGTCTTTATCGACGGCCACGATTTGGGCCCCGATCCGGGCGAGTGCGCGCGCCGTTTCCCGCCCGATCCCATGCCCGGCTCCTGCTACCACAGCCACATTGCCGCCTAGTGTTTCAGGATCGAGTCCCGCGTTATCGATTATCATTTCTTCCTCCGAATCTGATTCATAATACTATGGATAAGCCCCACCCGCCAGCCTGGGATCATATTTCGACAACTCGATGGCGAATCGATGCTATTGCTGGTATATTGGATTAATGGTAGAAAAGATTAGCACTACAATCGATGGTCACCAGCTGGAGATTTCCAATTCAGCCAAAGTGTTTTTCCCTCAAGACGGTATCACCAAAGGAGAACTGATTCAATACTACCTGAAGATCGCTCCTGCAATGCTACTACACCTGGAAGACCGGCCATTATCGTTCCAGCGTTTCCCCGACGGCATCGGCGGGGAGGGCTTCTTTCAAAAAGCGACGCCCGATTACTACCCTGACTGGATCAAACGGGCGCCGTTACCCGGTGAGAAAGAGACCACCCGTTACGCTATCGCCGATTCAAAAGCCGCGCTCGTCTACTTCGCCCAGCAAGCCGTAATAACCCATCATGTCTGGTTGTCGCGCCGGGATAAACCACACAACCCCGATCTCATTATCTTCGACCTTGACCCCCAGAACGAGGATTTTGAAACAGTGCGTGAGGCGGCGTTCGGATTGCGTGAACTTCTGACGGAACTCAAACTTAACAGTTATGTTAAAACAACCGGTTCCAGAGGTTTACACGTGGCTGTTCCCCTGGACCGAGTAGCTGATTTTGAGCGGGCAAAAGCTTTCGCCCGTGCGGTGGCGACCCATTTCGAAAGCCGGCAACCGGAGGTTCTGACGACCGAAATTCGAATTGCCAAACGCGGGGAGCGGATTTTCATCGATACCGCCCGGAATAACTACGCTCAAACGGCCGTGGCGCCGTATTCGGTGAGAGCCCGGAAGAGCGCGACCGTTGCCGTCCCCATCACATGGAAAGAACTTGAAAACCGTGGTCTCAAGTCGGATAGCTTCAATATCAACAACGTCTTCGATCTGCTAAGCGATCGCCCCGACTCATGGCAAACGATCTATCGAAACGGTCAATCGTTGGATCAGGCGGAAAAAATACTCGAATCGATGCATTAACCGAAGGCGATCAATTAATGTCCAGCGACGATCTTGCACCACAATTCACGGCAGCCGGGTCAGATTTTGGCCGGATTTAAATGCTTTGCCACTGCCTGCCGCAGTTCGTCAGGAGTAAATGGTTTGGTGATATAACCGTCGGCTCCGAGGTTTTCGGCGAAACGGCGGTTCAGGTCATAATCGATAATGGTGAGTACCAACACCGGAATCGCTGAGGTGACAGGATGACACTTAATCTGACTACAGGCGGTCAGCCCGTCCATCCCGGGCATTAAAATATCCATGATGACCAGGTCGGGAATTTCCTCCCGGGCTACCTGTAACGCTTCTTCACCACTGGCAGCTTCCAATACCTGGTACTCATCGGACAGAATACCGCGCACCAATTGGCGAATTGGAGCCTGATCATCTACTATCAATATTTTTATAACCATCGTTTATCTTCTTGTGAGTATAATCCTTGCGTCATCTCTGTGCAAGACGAGTTAACCGCGTATCGGAAAATATATCGTTCTCAAATGACCGTAGGTTTCCTCTCAGTCATAGTTACAGATAGTTTTCCCGTTCAAACAGAACCAATATTGGCGACAAACCGTAAAGTTGTTTATAATTACCTGATCTTACACATGAGGGTTACTGCTCTTAATTTGTAATACCTGAAAAAAGTGATAGAATATAAATCATTCATCTTTTAAGGATTTTGTCGTGAAGTTGATTCATCTACGTAAATATCTGTTATTGTTTTTTTCAATGGTTCTAAGCGCCGGTCTAATACTTCCCGGTTGTGGAGGCACCACTCCCCCCCCAACTACATCCGCCCCACCAACCGACACATCCCCCACCGGTCCGTTGGGCTTTGCTTCAGGACGATATAGTTACAGCCAGACCTACAACGATATTATCACGGTAGCTGTCAGCAATACCGATGATACGGTGTCCATAGGCATCAAAGCCAGGACCACCGGGTGGGTCGCCATCGCACTTTCACCCGGCCTCAACAAACCCGATTCAGACTTATGGATCGGTTTCGTGAGCAATGATGGCCAGGTAACTCTGCTGGACTCATTTAATCCCGGGTACAGCGGCAATCATCCCCTGGATTCCATTCTTGGCGGCACCAATAGTCTATTCGCTATTACCGGCAGTGAAGTGAACGGCATCACCACAATTGAATTCAAACGCAATTTGACTACGGGTGATGCACGGGATATCAGGTTGTTTGACGGTGTGAATGCGTTTATTTGGGCAATCGGTACTACCGATAATACTTTCGAAGAGCATTCTTTTGTCGGTTTCGGCGAAATGACCATCAGTATTCAACACGGCTAAAATTCTCTCTATTGCGGGAGTATTTAGCCTAACGACGCGGGCACCACGGCGCCAATCTGCGGTGTCCGCATCGTTCACTTATTCGGCGAAAACCCGCACCTTACCCTGCCCACCATCGACATCTACCTCAAGTTCGGCTAATGACTCGATGAGTTCATCGATGTCCTCATCCGTGAAATTCTTGACGTTGATGTTAATACCGCGCTTCCGGAGCTCTTGTTCCACCTGGTCTCCTGCTTCGTGAGGGATAAGCGAG
Encoded here:
- a CDS encoding reductive dehalogenase; protein product: RDVRCAALADMVTGLQTAAPWDGPTGITPPQDKGAARWEGSPEENVQMLRAALHLAGASQVGAMELNDHMLQIFDKGAVVFEDIEKGTQDEKKVYHIPQKAKYIITYTIQQNYMQSVYQLREDEAYPGKLAMPMPLGRPAIHRAYGDGRYTEWQAMRFVKNLGYHAYKAGVTTNVALGIFSGLGEQGRATYMMSPRYGLMNRITNYIITDLPLAPTAPIDFGGTKFCETCMRCAEKCPSDALGQQKEPTWDIGPGNRSGYRGWRVDWLKCIEIGAPSRCGVCHTLCPFNHPSEGIIHPVVRAVSATTPVFDSFFASMDRVFAYAEPKSHEDLEAWWTRDLNNWKPDNTHGAGTFKW
- a CDS encoding diphthine--ammonia ligase — protein: MDVFVSWSGGKDCCLAAYRAQKQGHNIRRLASVVTEHSGEVFPHRLPPSVVNLQAEALGIPLTQMVTTVDTYNDSYSKMLQSFQSEGITGGVFGDVSIGNNLAEKHLNWAKSVCEPAGITPIMPLWNEERSSLLRDLVDSGFTAMIIVVGDSHLGKEWLGRKLDTETIAEFQSMAEASPSGHVGYYHTLVVDGPIFSKRLEITDFEPVLSYGNWFMGIKACRLVEKTDLKTKTMVTSPESP
- a CDS encoding radical SAM protein encodes the protein MSSSQRGSAREELRVYHVVYEPSFKSIMFHHWTECNLKCQGCYCKREKLDFSLLPDWKYRLATNPPESPPEKLLSLSEALGMISGLSIERAIYIGIEPTLDPGFPSLANALKTQHKAYNILFTNGLVLPDISDIDEIIMSLKAITPELYREYTAADNKKALRNFRKIYETGKKLQAEITLIPGIIEATEVEKAAEFIASVDPGIPLRINGFISLNGVEYRAPTGEEVETAANLAKKHLITVNYLSGDMPRVGEPPIRLF
- a CDS encoding SDR family oxidoreductase; amino-acid sequence: MIIDNAGLDPETLGGNVAVVAGAGHGIGRETARALARIGAQIVAVDKDAVSGGETVRFIEQGGGSGIFVQADITDTDQVAGVFRESVRVFGKVDIVVDNLAFHQRNHQPDSHPLIDQFLPDILKRRYGVIVVLQTNEVESQVTEKSLQMLINRLNREAPGKGMVSLLAFIADSTPGGEKVDPELASAGLAGAIRFADKFHGVTIDYIAGLSKLGLDSQGQPIIPDEPPAEKASGSAGSIAQALEEVMTDFEAEYERLSILVRPVAKRMFQQGTGLKVDEWRVYAGEMSRVLTTGVPDDVKVAEYLNKLGRLRDYLAKQEIEAPNWFKDPDDLVAVLESLAFRKQVVADLIVALESATR
- the ligD gene encoding non-homologous end-joining DNA ligase, with translation MVEKISTTIDGHQLEISNSAKVFFPQDGITKGELIQYYLKIAPAMLLHLEDRPLSFQRFPDGIGGEGFFQKATPDYYPDWIKRAPLPGEKETTRYAIADSKAALVYFAQQAVITHHVWLSRRDKPHNPDLIIFDLDPQNEDFETVREAAFGLRELLTELKLNSYVKTTGSRGLHVAVPLDRVADFERAKAFARAVATHFESRQPEVLTTEIRIAKRGERIFIDTARNNYAQTAVAPYSVRARKSATVAVPITWKELENRGLKSDSFNINNVFDLLSDRPDSWQTIYRNGQSLDQAEKILESMH
- a CDS encoding response regulator, producing MVIKILIVDDQAPIRQLVRGILSDEYQVLEAASGEEALQVAREEIPDLVIMDILMPGMDGLTACSQIKCHPVTSAIPVLVLTIIDYDLNRRFAENLGADGYITKPFTPDELRQAVAKHLNPAKI
- a CDS encoding DOMON domain-containing protein; protein product: MKLIHLRKYLLLFFSMVLSAGLILPGCGGTTPPPTTSAPPTDTSPTGPLGFASGRYSYSQTYNDIITVAVSNTDDTVSIGIKARTTGWVAIALSPGLNKPDSDLWIGFVSNDGQVTLLDSFNPGYSGNHPLDSILGGTNSLFAITGSEVNGITTIEFKRNLTTGDARDIRLFDGVNAFIWAIGTTDNTFEEHSFVGFGEMTISIQHG